Part of the candidate division KSB1 bacterium genome, AAAATTAAGCAAGTGCTCGAACAGAGCGAATCGATTCAGGACGTACTTAATAGCAACTCCTATCAAAAAGCGCTGGATATTCTTGAGACAAATAGCGAAGTAACGCTTTCGGCTGTGGAGCGAATCGCCAGCATCGTCAACAGTTTGAAAAACTTTGCCCGCCTCGACGAAGCAGAATACAAAAAGGCTGATCTGCACGAAGGCATCGAGAGTACCCTGACTTTGATTCAGCACGAAATCGGGAAAAATATTAAAATAGAAAAGGACTTTGGGAAAATTCCGGCAATGAATCACTTTCCGAATCAACTCAATCAAGTGTTTATGACTTTGCTAAGAAATGCAATTCAGGCCATCGGCAAAAAAGGCGCTATTAGTATTAAAACCCAACTTAATGGCAAAAATGCCATCATCAAGATTGCGGATACCGGCCGGGGGATGCCGCCCGAAATCCGTGATTCGCTTTTTGAGCTCGGTTTTACAACCAAACGCTCGCGTGTGGGGGTAGGGATGGGACTCTATACTGCTTATAATATTGTTCAGAAGCACAAAGGCACGATTGAAGTCACAAGTGAGGTTGGTAAGGGTACTGAATTTGTGATTAAGCTGCCATTAAATTCAAACTAATTATTTCAGCCAAAGCTGCCAAGCCTGTTCTAAACCTAACTAAGGACAGCAAGCCTCTGCAATTTTTTTGCTTTATCTTTTCGTTCCTTCGACTTTGCTGGACAAGCTTAGTGACTCTACGTGAGCTTTTTAAATCTTTGGGGTTCTTCAAATGAAAATCACTTACAAAGTAAACTTCGATTTTGAGTTGGATCAGGTCATTCAACTTTACCACGACTCAACGCTTGGTGACAGAAGGCCGGTCGACGACAGAGAATGCATGTTCCGGATGATGAAAGAGGCAAACCTGATTGTGACCGCCTGGGACAATGATTTGCTGGTCGGTATCTCCCGAAACCTGACCGATTTCTGTTACATCGCTTACTTAGCGGATCTGGCCGTGCATGAATCGTATCAAAAAATGGGAATAGGGAAGGAACTTATCCGCAGAACTCAGGCAGAATTGGGAACTAAATGCCGGTTGATTTTGCTTTCCGCCCCGAAAGCCGCGGCGTACTATCCCCACATCGGCTTTTCAAGACACCCCGAAGCCTGGATGCTGGCTCCCGGTGAGCAAGTTAGATGAGGAGGGCCCACCGCTTAAGTAGCCCTCTCATATCAGCGTGCAAACATGCGCTGCAAGTCAACCTCGGGTTAGAAAACAACGAAACGGTCCTTATCGTAACTGATGCAGAAAAACGCCAAATCGGCCAGGCATTTAAGGAAGCCGCGCTAGAAATCACATCGCAGATTGATTTTCTTGAAATTCCAATTCCTAAATTTATTGGAGAAGAACCGCCTGATTTTGCTGCTGAAAAAATGTTGTCGGCAGATGTTATTT contains:
- a CDS encoding GNAT family N-acetyltransferase — encoded protein: MKITYKVNFDFELDQVIQLYHDSTLGDRRPVDDRECMFRMMKEANLIVTAWDNDLLVGISRNLTDFCYIAYLADLAVHESYQKMGIGKELIRRTQAELGTKCRLILLSAPKAAAYYPHIGFSRHPEAWMLAPGEQVR